A window from Sceloporus undulatus isolate JIND9_A2432 ecotype Alabama chromosome 8, SceUnd_v1.1, whole genome shotgun sequence encodes these proteins:
- the NOB1 gene encoding RNA-binding protein NOB1 isoform X4, whose amino-acid sequence MAPVEHVVADAGAFLKGAPLQEIGKNIYTIREVVTEIRDKETRRRLAVLPYQLHFKQPFPEYVRLVTEFSKKTGDYPSLSATDIQVLALTYQLEAENVGVAHLKKEPEQKVKLTLTKQHPEAPIHVAGFHLPSKDADAVRIEPEGPKGPESDEGDSGEDGDEEEGWITPSNIKQIQQELGQGDEPEGVQVGCMTTDFAMQNVLLQMGLHVLAVNGLLIRHARSYILRCHGCFKTTSEMTRLFCPHCGNKTLKKVAVTAADDGSLHMHFSRNPKVLNPRGLRYSLPAPQGGKHASNPHLTEDQHFPQQRLSRKARQKINVFDPDYIAGVSPFAENDIYSRAANLQIRDAALGAGRRRMNPNMATKKFVKKR is encoded by the exons ATGGCGCCGGTGGAACACGTTGTGGCCGACGCTGGCGCCTTCTTAAAGGGAGCTCCTCTGCAG GAGATTGGCAAAAACATCTACACGATCCGGGAGGTGGTGACAGAGATCCGGGACAAGGAGACCAGGAGGCGTCTGGCGGTCCTCCCCTACCAGCTCCACTTCAAGCAGCCCTTCCCTGAATACGTCCGGCTGG TGACCGAGTTTTCCAAGAAGACCGGTGACTACCCCAGCCTTTCGGCCACAGACATCCAGGTTCTGGCCTTGACTTACCAACTGGAAGCCGAGAACGTTGGTGTTGCTCACCTGAAGAAGGAGCCAGAGCAGAAG GTGAAGCTCACCTTGACGAAACAGCACCCAGAAGCGCCCATCCATGTCGCTGGCTTTCATCTCCCTTCCAAG GATGCTGATGCTGTCCGCATTGAGCCTGAAGGCCCCAAAGGCCCGGAGAGCGACGAGGGGGACAGCGGAGAGGACGGGGACGAAGAGGAAGGCTGGATCACGCCCAGCAACATCAAACAGATCCAGCAAGAACTGGGCCAAGGAGATGAGCCTGAGGGCGTGCAGGTCGGCTGCATGACCACTGACTTCGCCATGCAG AACGTCCTGCTGCAGATGGGGTTGCATGTCCTGGCAGTGAATGGGCTCCTGATCCGCCATGCCCGGAGCTACATCCTGCGCTGCCACGGCTGCTTCAA GACCACCTCAGAAATGACGCGACTCTTCTGCCCCCATTGTGGAAACAAGACTCTAAAGAAGGTGGCGGTGACTGCAGCTGATGATGGTAGTCTCCACATGCATTTTTCCCGGAATCCGAAGGTCCTGAACCCGCGTGGGCTCCGG TATTCCCTGCCTGCCCCTCAAGGTGGGAAGCATGCCAGCAACCCTCACCTGACAGAGGACCAGCACTTCCCTCAGCAGCGGCTCTCCCGCAAGGCCAGGCAGAAGATCAACGTCTTCGACCCCGACTACATTGCAGGAGTCTCTCCCTTTGCGGAAAATGACATTTACAGCCGGGCGGCTAACCTCCAGATCCGGGATGCGGCGCTGGGAGCAGGCCGGAGGCGTATGAACCCCAACATGGCCACCAAAAAGTTTGTGAAGAAGAGGTGA
- the NOB1 gene encoding RNA-binding protein NOB1 isoform X2, whose product MAPVEHVVADAGAFLKGAPLQEIGKNIYTIREVVTEIRDKETRRRLAVLPYQLHFKQPFPEYVRLVTEFSKKTGDYPSLSATDIQVLALTYQLEAENVGVAHLKKEPEQKVKLTLTKQHPEAPIHVAGFHLPSKTKHSGRERQPSTSQSQERTDTVGSESSEFGSFLFWRNPLPSIEEDLQALLDADAVRIEPEGPKGPESDEGDSGEDGDEEEGWITPSNIKQIQQELGQGDEPEGVQVGCMTTDFAMQNVLLQMGLHVLAVNGLLIRHARSYILRCHGCFKTTSEMTRLFCPHCGNKTLKKVAVTAADDGSLHMHFSRNPKVLNPRGLRYSLPAPQGGKHASNPHLTEDQHFPQQRLSRKARQKINVFDPDYIAGVSPFAENDIYSRAANLQIRDAALGAGRRRMNPNMATKKFVKKR is encoded by the exons ATGGCGCCGGTGGAACACGTTGTGGCCGACGCTGGCGCCTTCTTAAAGGGAGCTCCTCTGCAG GAGATTGGCAAAAACATCTACACGATCCGGGAGGTGGTGACAGAGATCCGGGACAAGGAGACCAGGAGGCGTCTGGCGGTCCTCCCCTACCAGCTCCACTTCAAGCAGCCCTTCCCTGAATACGTCCGGCTGG TGACCGAGTTTTCCAAGAAGACCGGTGACTACCCCAGCCTTTCGGCCACAGACATCCAGGTTCTGGCCTTGACTTACCAACTGGAAGCCGAGAACGTTGGTGTTGCTCACCTGAAGAAGGAGCCAGAGCAGAAG GTGAAGCTCACCTTGACGAAACAGCACCCAGAAGCGCCCATCCATGTCGCTGGCTTTCATCTCCCTTCCAAG ACCAAGCACTCAGGGCGTGAAAGGCAGCCTTCAACATCACAGAGCCAAGAACGTACAGACACAGTTGGCTCCGAATCCTCCGAATTTGGCTCCTTCCTGTTTTGGAGGAACCCTCTGCCCAGTATAGAAGAAGACCTGCAGGCCTTGCTG GATGCTGATGCTGTCCGCATTGAGCCTGAAGGCCCCAAAGGCCCGGAGAGCGACGAGGGGGACAGCGGAGAGGACGGGGACGAAGAGGAAGGCTGGATCACGCCCAGCAACATCAAACAGATCCAGCAAGAACTGGGCCAAGGAGATGAGCCTGAGGGCGTGCAGGTCGGCTGCATGACCACTGACTTCGCCATGCAG AACGTCCTGCTGCAGATGGGGTTGCATGTCCTGGCAGTGAATGGGCTCCTGATCCGCCATGCCCGGAGCTACATCCTGCGCTGCCACGGCTGCTTCAA GACCACCTCAGAAATGACGCGACTCTTCTGCCCCCATTGTGGAAACAAGACTCTAAAGAAGGTGGCGGTGACTGCAGCTGATGATGGTAGTCTCCACATGCATTTTTCCCGGAATCCGAAGGTCCTGAACCCGCGTGGGCTCCGG TATTCCCTGCCTGCCCCTCAAGGTGGGAAGCATGCCAGCAACCCTCACCTGACAGAGGACCAGCACTTCCCTCAGCAGCGGCTCTCCCGCAAGGCCAGGCAGAAGATCAACGTCTTCGACCCCGACTACATTGCAGGAGTCTCTCCCTTTGCGGAAAATGACATTTACAGCCGGGCGGCTAACCTCCAGATCCGGGATGCGGCGCTGGGAGCAGGCCGGAGGCGTATGAACCCCAACATGGCCACCAAAAAGTTTGTGAAGAAGAGGTGA
- the NOB1 gene encoding RNA-binding protein NOB1 isoform X1 — translation MAPVEHVVADAGAFLKGAPLQEIGKNIYTIREVVTEIRDKETRRRLAVLPYQLHFKQPFPEYVRLVTEFSKKTGDYPSLSATDIQVLALTYQLEAENVGVAHLKKEPEQKVKLTLTKQHPEAPIHVAGFHLPSKTKHSGRERQPSTSQSQERTDTVGSESSEFGSFLFWRNPLPSIEEDLQALLVRRPGLSQPKDADAVRIEPEGPKGPESDEGDSGEDGDEEEGWITPSNIKQIQQELGQGDEPEGVQVGCMTTDFAMQNVLLQMGLHVLAVNGLLIRHARSYILRCHGCFKTTSEMTRLFCPHCGNKTLKKVAVTAADDGSLHMHFSRNPKVLNPRGLRYSLPAPQGGKHASNPHLTEDQHFPQQRLSRKARQKINVFDPDYIAGVSPFAENDIYSRAANLQIRDAALGAGRRRMNPNMATKKFVKKR, via the exons ATGGCGCCGGTGGAACACGTTGTGGCCGACGCTGGCGCCTTCTTAAAGGGAGCTCCTCTGCAG GAGATTGGCAAAAACATCTACACGATCCGGGAGGTGGTGACAGAGATCCGGGACAAGGAGACCAGGAGGCGTCTGGCGGTCCTCCCCTACCAGCTCCACTTCAAGCAGCCCTTCCCTGAATACGTCCGGCTGG TGACCGAGTTTTCCAAGAAGACCGGTGACTACCCCAGCCTTTCGGCCACAGACATCCAGGTTCTGGCCTTGACTTACCAACTGGAAGCCGAGAACGTTGGTGTTGCTCACCTGAAGAAGGAGCCAGAGCAGAAG GTGAAGCTCACCTTGACGAAACAGCACCCAGAAGCGCCCATCCATGTCGCTGGCTTTCATCTCCCTTCCAAG ACCAAGCACTCAGGGCGTGAAAGGCAGCCTTCAACATCACAGAGCCAAGAACGTACAGACACAGTTGGCTCCGAATCCTCCGAATTTGGCTCCTTCCTGTTTTGGAGGAACCCTCTGCCCAGTATAGAAGAAGACCTGCAGGCCTTGCTGGTGAGGAGACCTGGGCTCTCCCAACCCAAG GATGCTGATGCTGTCCGCATTGAGCCTGAAGGCCCCAAAGGCCCGGAGAGCGACGAGGGGGACAGCGGAGAGGACGGGGACGAAGAGGAAGGCTGGATCACGCCCAGCAACATCAAACAGATCCAGCAAGAACTGGGCCAAGGAGATGAGCCTGAGGGCGTGCAGGTCGGCTGCATGACCACTGACTTCGCCATGCAG AACGTCCTGCTGCAGATGGGGTTGCATGTCCTGGCAGTGAATGGGCTCCTGATCCGCCATGCCCGGAGCTACATCCTGCGCTGCCACGGCTGCTTCAA GACCACCTCAGAAATGACGCGACTCTTCTGCCCCCATTGTGGAAACAAGACTCTAAAGAAGGTGGCGGTGACTGCAGCTGATGATGGTAGTCTCCACATGCATTTTTCCCGGAATCCGAAGGTCCTGAACCCGCGTGGGCTCCGG TATTCCCTGCCTGCCCCTCAAGGTGGGAAGCATGCCAGCAACCCTCACCTGACAGAGGACCAGCACTTCCCTCAGCAGCGGCTCTCCCGCAAGGCCAGGCAGAAGATCAACGTCTTCGACCCCGACTACATTGCAGGAGTCTCTCCCTTTGCGGAAAATGACATTTACAGCCGGGCGGCTAACCTCCAGATCCGGGATGCGGCGCTGGGAGCAGGCCGGAGGCGTATGAACCCCAACATGGCCACCAAAAAGTTTGTGAAGAAGAGGTGA
- the NOB1 gene encoding RNA-binding protein NOB1 isoform X3, with protein MTKEIGKNIYTIREVVTEIRDKETRRRLAVLPYQLHFKQPFPEYVRLVTEFSKKTGDYPSLSATDIQVLALTYQLEAENVGVAHLKKEPEQKVKLTLTKQHPEAPIHVAGFHLPSKTKHSGRERQPSTSQSQERTDTVGSESSEFGSFLFWRNPLPSIEEDLQALLVRRPGLSQPKDADAVRIEPEGPKGPESDEGDSGEDGDEEEGWITPSNIKQIQQELGQGDEPEGVQVGCMTTDFAMQNVLLQMGLHVLAVNGLLIRHARSYILRCHGCFKTTSEMTRLFCPHCGNKTLKKVAVTAADDGSLHMHFSRNPKVLNPRGLRYSLPAPQGGKHASNPHLTEDQHFPQQRLSRKARQKINVFDPDYIAGVSPFAENDIYSRAANLQIRDAALGAGRRRMNPNMATKKFVKKR; from the exons ATGACAAAG GAGATTGGCAAAAACATCTACACGATCCGGGAGGTGGTGACAGAGATCCGGGACAAGGAGACCAGGAGGCGTCTGGCGGTCCTCCCCTACCAGCTCCACTTCAAGCAGCCCTTCCCTGAATACGTCCGGCTGG TGACCGAGTTTTCCAAGAAGACCGGTGACTACCCCAGCCTTTCGGCCACAGACATCCAGGTTCTGGCCTTGACTTACCAACTGGAAGCCGAGAACGTTGGTGTTGCTCACCTGAAGAAGGAGCCAGAGCAGAAG GTGAAGCTCACCTTGACGAAACAGCACCCAGAAGCGCCCATCCATGTCGCTGGCTTTCATCTCCCTTCCAAG ACCAAGCACTCAGGGCGTGAAAGGCAGCCTTCAACATCACAGAGCCAAGAACGTACAGACACAGTTGGCTCCGAATCCTCCGAATTTGGCTCCTTCCTGTTTTGGAGGAACCCTCTGCCCAGTATAGAAGAAGACCTGCAGGCCTTGCTGGTGAGGAGACCTGGGCTCTCCCAACCCAAG GATGCTGATGCTGTCCGCATTGAGCCTGAAGGCCCCAAAGGCCCGGAGAGCGACGAGGGGGACAGCGGAGAGGACGGGGACGAAGAGGAAGGCTGGATCACGCCCAGCAACATCAAACAGATCCAGCAAGAACTGGGCCAAGGAGATGAGCCTGAGGGCGTGCAGGTCGGCTGCATGACCACTGACTTCGCCATGCAG AACGTCCTGCTGCAGATGGGGTTGCATGTCCTGGCAGTGAATGGGCTCCTGATCCGCCATGCCCGGAGCTACATCCTGCGCTGCCACGGCTGCTTCAA GACCACCTCAGAAATGACGCGACTCTTCTGCCCCCATTGTGGAAACAAGACTCTAAAGAAGGTGGCGGTGACTGCAGCTGATGATGGTAGTCTCCACATGCATTTTTCCCGGAATCCGAAGGTCCTGAACCCGCGTGGGCTCCGG TATTCCCTGCCTGCCCCTCAAGGTGGGAAGCATGCCAGCAACCCTCACCTGACAGAGGACCAGCACTTCCCTCAGCAGCGGCTCTCCCGCAAGGCCAGGCAGAAGATCAACGTCTTCGACCCCGACTACATTGCAGGAGTCTCTCCCTTTGCGGAAAATGACATTTACAGCCGGGCGGCTAACCTCCAGATCCGGGATGCGGCGCTGGGAGCAGGCCGGAGGCGTATGAACCCCAACATGGCCACCAAAAAGTTTGTGAAGAAGAGGTGA